In a genomic window of Myxococcales bacterium:
- the speA gene encoding biosynthetic arginine decarboxylase, whose translation MLAQDPLRRWNRAEALETYGIQRWGCGYFDISEQGNLIVTPRGPTGGTMDMRELIDELTGRGIQLPILLRFSDILRARIELICGAFNGAIKEYGYQGQYRGVYPIKVNQNRTVVEEIIEYGRPFHYGLEAGSKPELLTVMAIHQDDEALIICNGYKDEEYIETALLASKLGRTVVLVIEKPSEIDQIHRVSERVGIRPTLGMRARLSSRGAGRWEQSGGDFSKFGLTASEMVTAVAKLKAWGQIDTLKLMHFHLGSQISAIKSIKNALREAGRLFVELYKLGATGLSYCDVGGGLGVDYDGSQTNFASSMNYSLQEYANDIVYTLKEICDADNVPHPHVVSESGRAVTAHHSVLVVNVLGVTEFDTDVPKDIKQPTAPLVKNLWDTYQLVSQKNLLESYHDALEYKDQVLQLFNLGHLSLEHRVTCENLFWAICEKVLSLVRGQPHIPEELEGLEKALSDTYFCNFSMFQSLPDAWAVDQLFPICPIHRLAEEPTRRATLADITCDSDGKIDSFIDLRDVKHVLELHPKDDGQDYYLGMFLVGAYQEILGDLHNLFGDTNTVHVQLLPDGDYDVKDVVAGDTVSEVLGFVDYSASDLLGRLRANVEVALRKKLLTIEESRLLINRFRQGMIGYTYLDKE comes from the coding sequence ATGCTCGCTCAGGATCCTCTCCGCCGCTGGAACCGCGCGGAGGCGCTGGAGACCTACGGCATCCAGCGCTGGGGCTGCGGCTACTTCGACATCAGCGAGCAGGGCAACCTGATCGTGACGCCGCGCGGGCCCACCGGCGGCACGATGGACATGCGCGAGCTCATCGACGAGCTCACCGGGCGCGGCATCCAGCTGCCGATCCTGCTGCGCTTCTCCGACATCTTGCGGGCGCGGATCGAGCTGATCTGTGGCGCCTTCAACGGCGCGATCAAGGAGTACGGCTACCAGGGCCAGTACCGCGGGGTCTACCCGATCAAGGTCAACCAGAACCGGACCGTGGTCGAGGAGATCATCGAGTACGGCCGGCCGTTCCACTACGGCCTCGAGGCCGGCAGCAAGCCCGAGCTCCTGACCGTCATGGCGATCCACCAGGACGACGAGGCGCTGATCATCTGCAACGGCTACAAGGACGAGGAGTACATCGAGACCGCGCTCCTGGCGTCGAAGCTGGGCCGGACGGTCGTGCTGGTGATCGAGAAGCCGTCGGAGATCGATCAGATCCACCGGGTGTCCGAGCGGGTCGGCATCCGGCCGACCCTGGGCATGCGCGCGCGCCTGTCGTCGCGCGGGGCCGGCCGCTGGGAGCAGTCGGGCGGCGACTTCTCGAAGTTCGGCCTGACCGCGTCCGAGATGGTGACCGCGGTCGCCAAGCTCAAGGCCTGGGGCCAGATCGACACGCTCAAGCTGATGCACTTCCACCTGGGGTCGCAGATCTCGGCGATCAAGAGCATCAAGAACGCGCTGCGCGAGGCCGGCCGGCTGTTCGTCGAGCTGTACAAGCTCGGCGCCACCGGCCTGTCGTACTGCGACGTCGGCGGCGGCCTCGGCGTCGACTACGACGGCTCGCAGACCAACTTCGCGTCGTCGATGAACTACTCCCTGCAGGAGTACGCCAACGACATCGTCTACACGCTCAAGGAGATCTGCGACGCCGACAACGTGCCGCACCCGCACGTCGTCTCGGAGTCGGGCCGCGCGGTCACCGCCCACCACTCGGTGCTGGTGGTCAACGTCCTCGGCGTCACCGAGTTCGACACCGACGTGCCCAAGGACATCAAGCAGCCGACGGCGCCGCTGGTCAAGAACCTGTGGGACACCTACCAGCTGGTGTCGCAGAAGAACCTGCTCGAGAGCTACCACGACGCGCTCGAGTACAAGGACCAGGTGCTGCAGCTGTTCAACCTCGGCCACCTGTCGCTCGAGCACCGGGTGACGTGCGAGAACTTGTTCTGGGCGATCTGCGAGAAGGTGCTCAGCCTGGTCCGCGGCCAGCCCCACATCCCCGAGGAGCTCGAGGGGCTCGAGAAGGCGCTGTCGGACACGTACTTCTGCAACTTCTCGATGTTCCAGTCGCTGCCCGACGCGTGGGCGGTCGATCAGCTGTTCCCGATCTGCCCGATCCACCGGCTGGCCGAGGAGCCGACCCGGCGCGCGACCCTGGCCGACATCACGTGTGACTCCGACGGCAAGATCGACTCGTTCATCGACCTGCGCGACGTCAAGCACGTGCTCGAGCTGCACCCCAAGGACGACGGCCAGGACTACTACCTGGGCATGTTCCTGGTCGGCGCCTACCAGGAGATCCTCGGCGACCTGCACAACCTGTTCGGCGACACCAACACCGTCCACGTCCAGCTGCTGCCCGACGGCGACTACGACGTCAAGGACGTCGTCGCCGGCGACACGGTCAGCGAGGTGCTGGGCTTCGTCGACTACTCGGCCAGCGACCTGCTGGGCCG